The genomic interval AATCTGCATTTGCCTCAATTGCCTTACAGGTGGAACACCTTGGATAAGAGTAAAAATAATATAAAACAAATGAGTGCTTTTTCACAGAAGATGAAGCACCCTTTATAGTACCCTTAGCTAAAGCAAAAGAGAAAGCTGTTAAAACAACCATAACCATTACAAAAATCTTTTTCATATTAAACTCCCGTTTCTTTTAGAACTTCCTGAATTTTTTTAACCATAGGCACATGCCCAACAAATTTCACCTCACCATTAACCACAAGCGCGGGAGTCATCATAACACCGTGACTCATAATTTCCCGAATATCTGTAACCTTTTTTAACTCATAGGGGATGCCCAACTCCTCAACCGCTTTAATAGCCCTCTCTTCTAAAAGGCGACATTTAGGACATCCTGTCCCTAAAACTTTTAACTCAATCATTTAAAACCTCCTGCTTATAATTTCTTTTTACCTGCAAATAAACTTAGATTAAGCCTTTTATTTACAAATTTTCAAACAAACATTCCAAACAATATACCGCTAATGGTTGCCATAACAACCACAATTGCAACAAACACAATTGTTTTTTTGGTACCTAACACACTTCTTATTACCAGCATATTTGGCAAAGACAATGCCGGCCCTGCAAGAAGCAAAGCCAATGCAGGCCCATTACCCATACCACTGCCAAGTAACCCCTGTAAAATAGGCACCTCAGTTAATGTTGCAAAATACATAAAGGCACCTACCACCGATGAAAACAAATTAGCAGTTAAAGAGTTTCCGCCAACCAGAGAAGACACCCATGTTGAAGGAATTATCCCCTCATGACCTGGACGGCCAAAAGCAAAACCAGCAATTAAAACACCAATCAACAGCAAAGGCAAAATCTGTTTAGCAAAAGTCCATGTAGAATTAATCCATTCCTTCATTTCACCCTCAGTTGTCATAGCTGAGATAGTTACTCCTACTGTTGCAACAACAAAAATCCATGCATACTGATCAGGGAAAAGAAGCCAGGCAATTACTGTTAAAACACCTGTCAACAACAGCTTCCAGGCTTTGATACCAAACCAAACTGTTAAAATAACACCAAGAATCACAGCAAAAACAGAAGTAATTACCCACTTCCACACATAAAGGAAATGAAAAACACTGCTTGTATCATCAGCCTTTCCCCAGTTTGCAAAAACAAGAATTCCCACCATTGCAAAAAGAAGAGAGGCGTTATGCAACAACGGTCTTCCGCC from Thermotomaculum hydrothermale carries:
- a CDS encoding permease; amino-acid sequence: MSFKSEKLILILIIVSFLFLYFLPVGNPRFDNAVFEAMALAKWYAREHVILCLIPAFFIAGAISVFLSQDSVMRYLGPDAPKLTSYGVASVSGTILAVCSCTVLPLFAGIYTMGAGLGPATAFLYSGPAINILAIVLTAKVLGMKIGIARAIGAILFSLVVGGLMAFIFRDSEEKRQAAHVKNVNSDGGRPLLHNASLLFAMVGILVFANWGKADDTSSVFHFLYVWKWVITSVFAVILGVILTVWFGIKAWKLLLTGVLTVIAWLLFPDQYAWIFVVATVGVTISAMTTEGEMKEWINSTWTFAKQILPLLLIGVLIAGFAFGRPGHEGIIPSTWVSSLVGGNSLTANLFSSVVGAFMYFATLTEVPILQGLLGSGMGNGPALALLLAGPALSLPNMLVIRSVLGTKKTIVFVAIVVVMATISGILFGMFV
- a CDS encoding thioredoxin family protein, producing MIELKVLGTGCPKCRLLEERAIKAVEELGIPYELKKVTDIREIMSHGVMMTPALVVNGEVKFVGHVPMVKKIQEVLKETGV